The Candidatus Omnitrophota bacterium genomic interval CATCACCGAACATATTATAAGCGCTCTTCCCCACGATGACGGGATGAACCAGCAGGCTGATCTCGTCCACAAGGCCCTGGTTCAAAAGAAGATTCCCTAAAATCTTACCCGTGTCGGCCAGGATTCTTTTCGCCTTATATTTTTTTAAGAGCAGCTCAAGCGTTTTTTTCAGATCCGCGCGGTCTTTGCCGACGATATGATAATCATAATTTCTTTCTTTCAAATGCTGCAGATAGGATTTCGGGGTTTTCCCGGACACAACGACGATCACATCCCTGCAAAACTCGAATCTCCGGCAAGTGTGCAGCAATCCTTTCAATTTGCCGCGCGTGTCAATAATCGCCCAGTAGGGGATATTTTTGTTTCTTTTAGGCCTTACGAAATCCTCTTTTTCTTCCATCGGCACGCCATCACCGTACATCTCAATACCTTTCTTTATCGTCGCGGAACCGATTAAATGCACATCGGGCTTGTAATTCCCGGCGATGCGGTAATGCAATTCCATATTAGGTTCAAAACCCGTGAGCGATCCGTCGAGACTCACGGAATTATGCAGAATTAATTCCGGCAAA includes:
- a CDS encoding 5-amino-6-(5-phosphoribosylamino)uracil reductase, yielding MMEQRGLKKVAKTDLPELILHNSVSLDGSLTGFEPNMELHYRIAGNYKPDVHLIGSATIKKGIEMYGDGVPMEEKEDFVRPKRNKNIPYWAIIDTRGKLKGLLHTCRRFEFCRDVIVVVSGKTPKSYLQHLKERNYDYHIVGKDRADLKKTLELLLKKYKAKRILADTGKILGNLLLNQGLVDEISLLVHPVIVGKSAYNMFGDAAGNISLKLFKQELLDKDYIRLIYKVRS